The following proteins are co-located in the Acinetobacter sp. NCu2D-2 genome:
- a CDS encoding SDR family NAD(P)-dependent oxidoreductase, with product MFVLYNKKIVVTGAAQGNGEAIAKGLSQLGATVILADLNLEKLEQVKQDIVATGREAYAFALNVADLENCQQFAQQVQQTLGDIDVLVNNAGILRRSNIESESTFKDLDDTLNINLKGSYNLTHSFLESLKKTQGNIVNVASIQSFVAATSATTYAISKGAVAQMTKTLAAELAKYGIRVNAIAPGVIETPMTEFTRSNQGMIEGYLRHVPMNRTGQPTELVGPVSFLCSNAASYVTGCILPVDGGYLTV from the coding sequence ATGTTTGTGCTTTATAATAAAAAAATTGTGGTAACAGGTGCTGCGCAGGGTAATGGTGAAGCGATTGCCAAAGGTTTATCTCAGCTTGGTGCAACGGTCATTTTGGCAGATTTAAATCTGGAAAAATTAGAACAGGTTAAACAGGATATTGTTGCTACAGGTCGTGAAGCTTATGCATTCGCCTTAAATGTAGCTGATTTAGAAAATTGCCAGCAGTTTGCACAGCAAGTTCAGCAGACCTTGGGTGATATTGATGTCTTGGTTAATAATGCGGGAATTTTACGTCGAAGTAATATTGAATCTGAATCAACATTTAAAGACCTTGATGACACTTTAAATATCAATCTAAAAGGGAGTTATAACCTGACACATTCTTTCCTCGAATCCTTAAAAAAGACGCAAGGTAATATTGTCAATGTTGCATCGATTCAGTCATTTGTCGCAGCAACGAGTGCAACAACCTATGCAATTTCAAAGGGCGCAGTTGCACAGATGACGAAAACTTTAGCTGCAGAATTGGCAAAATATGGTATCCGCGTCAATGCCATTGCTCCAGGTGTTATTGAAACCCCGATGACTGAGTTTACCCGTTCCAATCAGGGCATGATCGAGGGTTATTTACGTCATGTTCCAATGAATCGTACAGGGCAGCCGACTGAGCTTGTAGGGCCAGTATCTTTTCTCTGCTCCAATGCCGCAAGTTATGTAACAGGCTGTATACTACCTGTAGATGGCGGTTATTTAACTGTCTAA
- a CDS encoding IclR family transcriptional regulator translates to MTNHQRGIQTVELAGDILKLVCGSKRALSLSEIAETLEMSPGSAYKYLISLLRTGLLKRNDSTLEYEAGPLSLRLGLSKIKHDDMLAHARDALTHLAEKYQLNAFASMWSDLNGATVVFYKEYGGFFNLGFRLGMRLSLLNTTTGRLFAAHMDAVQLADNLDQDMIKPLDYMNVLQEIRTQGYSTLSDIPTPGFTSYAVPVFDCDQNIVMTLTAFGPSERFVQGKIQPVLDELNQIAAELKGQNNG, encoded by the coding sequence ATGACCAATCATCAGCGCGGCATCCAAACCGTTGAATTGGCCGGTGACATTTTAAAATTGGTCTGTGGTTCTAAGAGAGCTTTATCCTTAAGTGAAATTGCAGAAACCTTGGAGATGTCTCCAGGTTCTGCCTATAAGTACTTAATTAGCCTTTTAAGAACAGGGTTATTAAAAAGAAATGACAGTACTTTAGAGTACGAAGCGGGTCCTTTAAGTTTACGACTCGGACTTTCTAAAATTAAACATGACGACATGCTAGCCCATGCTCGTGATGCTTTGACGCATCTTGCAGAAAAATATCAACTTAATGCCTTTGCTTCTATGTGGTCCGACTTAAATGGGGCAACAGTTGTCTTTTATAAAGAATATGGTGGCTTCTTTAATTTAGGTTTTCGTTTGGGTATGCGTTTATCGCTGCTGAATACCACCACAGGTCGCTTATTTGCAGCGCATATGGATGCTGTTCAGTTAGCAGACAACCTTGATCAGGATATGATTAAGCCATTAGATTATATGAATGTGCTTCAAGAGATTCGAACTCAAGGCTACTCAACATTGTCTGATATTCCCACACCAGGATTTACCAGCTATGCAGTGCCAGTGTTTGATTGTGATCAAAATATTGTAATGACTTTAACAGCGTTTGGACCTTCTGAACGATTTGTACAGGGCAAAATTCAGCCTGTACTTGATGAACTGAACCAAATTGCAGCGGAGCTTAAAGGACAAAACAATGGATGA
- a CDS encoding IclR family transcriptional regulator domain-containing protein: MDDLSQQPGIQSIDYISEILELFCDRHAKLSLKEIASALNDSPAKVFRYLVSLTRIGLLQKTANNEYVVGDLALDLSFKALNLLDPIEQACQTAKAINRESSYGVAVSIWGSLGPTVIKTYEPVEGIYSKIRAGSVMSLINSSIGNTFAQFLPEHILRDALELDYIRHSGVKLSAKERNEFMTAMQSRRDQTITLMVDRPSAGLSSISLPVFGISDEIQFVITAFHNSHVLLAEQDQFTQYLTNKIAELSRNIGLN; encoded by the coding sequence ATGGATGATCTTAGCCAACAACCAGGCATTCAAAGTATTGACTATATTAGTGAAATATTAGAATTATTTTGTGATCGGCACGCCAAACTTAGCTTAAAAGAGATTGCTAGTGCTTTAAATGATAGTCCGGCTAAAGTATTTCGCTATTTGGTTAGCTTAACACGTATTGGATTGCTGCAAAAAACGGCCAACAATGAATATGTGGTAGGGGATCTTGCACTTGATCTTTCTTTTAAAGCTTTAAATCTACTCGACCCGATTGAACAAGCATGTCAAACCGCAAAAGCTATTAATCGTGAAAGCTCGTATGGGGTAGCGGTCAGTATTTGGGGATCTTTAGGACCAACAGTAATAAAAACCTATGAACCCGTTGAAGGGATTTATTCTAAAATCCGTGCAGGTTCGGTGATGTCACTGATCAATAGTTCTATTGGTAATACTTTTGCACAGTTCTTACCTGAGCATATTCTTCGCGATGCACTTGAGTTAGATTACATTCGTCATTCAGGAGTTAAGCTCTCAGCCAAAGAGCGTAATGAGTTTATGACAGCTATGCAGTCACGTCGTGATCAAACTATAACGCTCATGGTCGATCGACCAAGTGCCGGTCTGAGTTCAATCAGTTTACCTGTGTTTGGTATTTCGGATGAGATTCAGTTTGTGATTACGGCATTTCATAACAGTCATGTACTTTTGGCAGAGCAAGACCAATTTACTCAGTATTTAACTAATAAAATTGCTGAGCTATCGCGCAATATCGGCTTGAACTAA
- a CDS encoding MFS transporter — protein MDHQLSSQIAFSTATELEKQLLLKKLFWKILPILFIAYFFSFLDRVNIGYAKLQMQDAIGFTDSQYAFAAGIFFIGYAFFEIPSNILMDKIGARKTLARIMILWGLASAATMLVSSATQLYVLRLMLGIFEAGFFPGVILYLSFWFPSYMRGRVTSILILATLTAPIIGGPISGLIMTHMNGFHGLGGWQWMFLLEALPIILIGFVCLFYLTDKPGTSRWLSPQERQLHKQIMTEDAGPDAQDSKINHSGKAVLKCLTDYRVYLLASLAFAAYCGSYGFNFWLPTMIKEMGVTDIAQISFYAMIPFSLAAVGMITVGRSSDKRRERRWHYTISMLFGAAMMCLAAFWTGDMISRLIILGLAGFGFSGGVVVAWSLPAAYLEGKTAAAGIAMVSTLATMSGLFAPWAIGFARELTGTNEAALLTIAGVMVLAALIMAFLIPAKAVYVSDKK, from the coding sequence ATGGATCACCAATTGTCGTCACAAATCGCTTTTTCTACAGCGACTGAACTAGAAAAACAGTTACTCCTAAAAAAACTGTTTTGGAAAATTCTTCCTATTTTATTTATTGCCTACTTCTTTTCATTTTTAGACCGCGTCAACATTGGTTATGCGAAGCTACAAATGCAGGATGCAATTGGCTTTACAGATTCTCAGTATGCTTTCGCTGCTGGTATTTTCTTTATCGGTTATGCATTTTTTGAAATCCCAAGTAACATCCTGATGGATAAAATTGGGGCTAGAAAAACCCTTGCACGTATCATGATTCTTTGGGGTTTAGCTTCGGCAGCAACGATGCTTGTTAGCTCTGCAACCCAACTCTATGTATTGCGTTTGATGCTGGGGATATTTGAAGCAGGCTTTTTCCCAGGCGTAATTCTTTATTTAAGTTTTTGGTTCCCAAGCTATATGCGAGGGCGTGTCACCTCTATTTTAATCTTGGCAACCTTGACGGCACCCATTATTGGTGGACCTATTTCAGGTTTAATCATGACCCACATGAATGGTTTCCACGGTTTAGGTGGCTGGCAATGGATGTTCTTGCTTGAAGCATTGCCGATTATCTTGATTGGTTTCGTCTGCTTGTTCTATTTAACGGATAAACCAGGAACTTCTCGTTGGTTAAGCCCACAAGAGCGTCAATTGCATAAGCAAATTATGACGGAAGATGCGGGTCCCGATGCACAGGATTCCAAGATTAATCATTCTGGTAAAGCCGTTTTAAAATGCTTAACCGATTACCGTGTGTATTTATTAGCTTCACTCGCATTTGCTGCATATTGTGGGTCTTACGGTTTCAATTTCTGGCTACCAACTATGATTAAAGAAATGGGAGTCACTGATATTGCTCAAATTTCTTTCTATGCCATGATTCCATTCTCGCTTGCTGCTGTGGGTATGATTACCGTCGGTCGTAGTTCAGATAAACGTCGTGAACGCCGTTGGCATTACACGATCAGCATGTTGTTTGGTGCTGCGATGATGTGTCTCGCTGCATTTTGGACTGGCGATATGATCAGTCGTCTGATCATTCTTGGCTTAGCTGGTTTTGGTTTCAGTGGTGGCGTGGTTGTGGCATGGTCACTTCCTGCAGCATATTTAGAAGGTAAAACAGCGGCAGCAGGTATTGCAATGGTCAGCACGCTTGCAACGATGAGCGGATTATTTGCACCTTGGGCAATTGGTTTTGCACGTGAATTAACAGGAACCAATGAAGCAGCATTATTAACTATTGCGGGTGTAATGGTATTGGCTGCACTTATAATGGCATTCCTGATTCCTGCAAAAGCAGTCTATGTCAGCGATAAAAAATAA
- a CDS encoding OprD family outer membrane porin — MNKPTKLSVLIALLMPFSPEILANNIIEDGTFDVMNRNFYFYRDFREGAYNTAGANTQVPVSEKEGYRSEWAQGIVAEFKSGFTDTPVQFGFNFHAMGALKLYSNPYKTGTNILEFDGATGETKETNGEFGGALKFKYKDTTVTYGDQFPNTPVIAVSTVRLLPSTATGISVQDKSFDNLTINAAHFYRMNPVDTTESLNYFTTDYAAGITSNSISFVGGTYKHKDVLYTAYASELEDVWNQYYLGASTSYKLAQEGHALRFATSNYYNTDTGAKNGGDISALALSGLLGYQIGKQTFSIGYQQIIGDEPFDWVAFKTLGANTSILNAAQYATFSEANEKSVQLKYEADLSEFGLNGFSFMGRYLYGWDIDNSDSKNLVYNRNGAHVYNKDIDYTHWERDLTLGYKVQTGFAKGLDIKLRQATHRATKGYRYNDIDELRVILEYPLSF, encoded by the coding sequence ATGAATAAGCCAACAAAATTATCGGTATTGATTGCTTTGCTCATGCCTTTTTCGCCAGAAATTCTAGCGAATAATATTATTGAAGATGGCACATTTGATGTAATGAACCGTAACTTCTATTTCTATCGTGATTTTAGAGAAGGGGCGTATAACACAGCAGGTGCAAACACTCAGGTTCCAGTGTCAGAAAAAGAGGGTTATCGCAGTGAATGGGCACAAGGGATTGTGGCAGAGTTTAAGTCAGGATTTACCGATACCCCAGTTCAATTTGGCTTTAACTTCCATGCGATGGGTGCATTAAAGTTATATAGCAATCCCTATAAAACAGGTACCAATATTTTAGAATTCGATGGTGCAACTGGTGAAACTAAGGAAACCAATGGTGAATTCGGTGGTGCACTTAAATTTAAGTATAAAGATACGACAGTCACTTATGGTGATCAATTTCCAAATACACCTGTAATTGCAGTGAGTACTGTACGTTTACTGCCATCTACAGCGACTGGTATTTCTGTTCAGGATAAATCTTTCGATAACTTAACCATTAATGCTGCGCATTTTTATCGCATGAATCCTGTCGATACTACGGAAAGTTTAAATTACTTTACGACCGACTATGCTGCTGGGATTACTTCTAATTCCATTAGCTTTGTAGGTGGAACCTATAAACACAAGGATGTTCTTTATACTGCTTATGCATCAGAACTTGAAGATGTCTGGAATCAGTACTATTTAGGGGCAAGTACCAGTTATAAGTTAGCTCAAGAAGGTCATGCACTTCGCTTTGCAACCTCAAATTATTACAACACCGATACGGGTGCAAAAAATGGCGGTGACATTTCTGCTTTGGCATTATCAGGTTTGCTCGGCTACCAAATTGGAAAGCAAACGTTCTCTATCGGTTATCAACAAATCATTGGTGATGAACCATTTGACTGGGTTGCATTTAAAACCTTAGGTGCCAATACTTCAATTTTAAATGCCGCACAATACGCGACCTTTAGTGAAGCCAATGAAAAATCTGTGCAATTAAAGTATGAGGCAGATTTATCAGAGTTTGGTTTAAACGGCTTTAGCTTTATGGGGCGCTATTTATACGGCTGGGATATTGATAACTCAGACAGCAAAAACTTGGTCTACAACCGTAACGGCGCACATGTATATAACAAAGACATTGATTACACACACTGGGAGCGTGATTTAACTTTGGGTTATAAAGTTCAGACAGGTTTTGCGAAAGGTTTAGACATCAAACTGCGTCAAGCCACACATCGTGCAACAAAGGGATATCGTTATAATGACATCGATGAACTACGCGTCATTCTCGAATATCCATTATCATTTTAG
- the hpaR gene encoding homoprotocatechuate degradation operon regulator HpaR, whose protein sequence is MKKIRPSLTLALLEAREALMTHFRPELNEIGLTEQQWRVIRTLAQHEELDSTSLAEKACILKPSLTGIINRMSEMDLIARHRSETDQRFSYISLTEAGREIFAKMSVRMEQRYQDIQNRLGDEKMQQLLDLLDEAKKLKRQL, encoded by the coding sequence ATGAAAAAAATACGACCGTCGCTGACCTTGGCTTTATTAGAAGCCCGCGAAGCGCTCATGACACATTTTCGCCCTGAGCTTAATGAGATTGGCTTAACAGAACAACAATGGCGTGTAATTCGAACTTTGGCTCAACATGAAGAGCTTGATAGTACCAGCTTGGCAGAAAAAGCCTGCATTTTAAAACCAAGTCTTACTGGTATTATTAATCGCATGTCGGAGATGGATTTGATCGCACGTCATCGTTCTGAAACTGATCAACGTTTTAGTTATATTTCTTTAACTGAAGCGGGGCGTGAAATTTTTGCCAAAATGTCAGTGCGAATGGAACAGCGTTATCAGGACATTCAAAACCGACTGGGCGATGAAAAAATGCAGCAACTGCTGGATTTATTAGATGAAGCTAAAAAGTTAAAACGCCAACTTTAG
- the sbmA gene encoding peptide antibiotic transporter SbmA, which yields MFKSFFPKPLWFFSSLVLYFFIHLGIWHSGGSGWGTYVGFPEGYTEQTLPIGVSRFWSAQFLWFYLWYFVATALFALFWHFKEHHPWQRWSIWGSSFILFNIWYGVQVNVVLNEWYSPFYDSIQRMLTNGGGDVADLYAGAVTFIYIAMVYVTFAVFNLFFVSHYVFRWRTAMNNYYTAHWEQLRHIEGASQRIQEDTMRFAKTTEELGVSLIESLMLLMAFLPVLYTLSSHVKTLPIIGEVTHALMWAAIGWAVFGTVLLMTVGIKLPGLEFNNQKVEAAYRKELVYGEDHADRAHPLLLQELFSRVRVNYFRLYFHYAYFNMVRIWYLQLDNIYGLFILFPSIAAGAITLGLMMQILNVFGKVRESFQYLIMSWPKIIELLSIYKRLKAFESNLH from the coding sequence ATGTTCAAGTCTTTTTTTCCAAAACCACTCTGGTTTTTTAGCAGCCTCGTTCTGTATTTTTTTATTCATTTAGGAATTTGGCATAGCGGTGGTTCGGGCTGGGGAACCTATGTGGGTTTTCCTGAAGGCTATACTGAACAAACTTTACCGATTGGTGTTAGCCGTTTCTGGTCGGCACAATTTTTATGGTTCTATTTATGGTACTTCGTCGCGACTGCGCTATTTGCATTGTTTTGGCATTTTAAAGAACATCATCCTTGGCAGCGTTGGTCCATTTGGGGCTCGTCTTTTATCTTGTTTAACATTTGGTATGGCGTACAGGTCAATGTGGTGTTAAACGAGTGGTATAGCCCGTTTTATGACTCCATCCAAAGAATGCTCACCAATGGTGGCGGTGATGTTGCAGACCTGTATGCGGGGGCAGTGACCTTTATTTATATTGCGATGGTCTATGTAACTTTTGCCGTCTTTAATTTATTCTTTGTCAGCCATTATGTATTCCGTTGGCGTACTGCAATGAATAACTACTACACCGCACATTGGGAGCAGTTACGTCATATTGAAGGTGCATCACAGCGTATTCAGGAAGACACCATGCGCTTTGCAAAAACCACTGAAGAACTAGGTGTTTCCCTGATTGAATCCTTAATGCTGCTCATGGCATTTTTACCAGTACTTTATACGCTGTCGAGTCATGTCAAAACGCTTCCTATCATTGGAGAGGTGACCCATGCGCTCATGTGGGCAGCCATTGGTTGGGCGGTGTTTGGTACGGTATTATTAATGACAGTCGGGATTAAATTGCCAGGTTTGGAATTTAATAACCAGAAGGTGGAAGCCGCTTATCGTAAAGAATTGGTTTATGGTGAAGATCATGCAGATCGCGCGCATCCACTACTTTTACAAGAACTGTTTAGCCGTGTACGCGTGAATTATTTCCGTTTGTATTTCCACTATGCGTATTTCAATATGGTGCGTATTTGGTATCTACAACTCGATAATATTTACGGCTTATTCATTTTGTTCCCAAGTATCGCGGCAGGTGCGATTACACTGGGTCTGATGATGCAAATCTTAAATGTATTCGGTAAAGTCCGAGAGTCGTTCCAATACTTGATTATGTCGTGGCCTAAAATTATTGAACTGCTTTCAATCTATAAACGTTTAAAAGCATTTGAGTCGAATTTGCATTAA
- the istA gene encoding IS21-like element ISAba8 family transposase — translation MLTLEQAVTIQILHQQGKSIKAITRELGVSRNTVRKYLRQKETPQYRRTQPRTSILDPYKPYLLQRVNAAHPEWIPAVVLYQEILRLGYPGKIRILREYLATLKPVAKPEPIIRFETQPGQQMQVDFTTIRRNNTTLKAFVATLGYSRATFVKFYDHERTDAWIDGLENAFQFFAGVPQEILFDNAKTIMIERDAYQEGQHKWNPKLLDCAKKYSFRPRVCKPYRAQTKGKVERFNGYLKSSFIVPLKASLKTSGLLLDVDVANAHIGRWLHETANQRIHATTQEKPAVRLQQEQQKFTPLPQSDTGSSTVPVAAAQHVMPYESLQHPLSVYDQLLGVS, via the coding sequence ATGTTAACTTTGGAGCAAGCAGTGACAATCCAAATACTTCATCAACAAGGTAAATCTATTAAAGCTATTACTCGTGAACTGGGGGTGTCCAGAAATACCGTACGTAAATATTTACGGCAGAAGGAAACACCTCAGTATCGGCGTACACAACCTAGAACAAGTATTCTTGATCCATATAAACCTTATTTACTCCAACGTGTAAACGCAGCTCATCCTGAATGGATTCCTGCTGTCGTGCTCTACCAGGAAATTTTAAGGTTGGGATATCCAGGAAAGATCAGGATCTTGAGGGAATATCTTGCAACATTAAAACCAGTTGCCAAACCGGAACCGATCATTCGTTTTGAAACCCAACCTGGCCAACAAATGCAGGTGGATTTCACCACGATTCGACGCAACAACACGACTTTGAAAGCCTTTGTCGCAACATTAGGGTATTCCAGAGCGACTTTCGTGAAATTTTATGATCATGAACGTACCGATGCATGGATCGATGGTCTGGAAAATGCATTTCAGTTCTTTGCAGGAGTACCTCAAGAAATCCTGTTTGATAACGCTAAAACGATCATGATTGAACGGGATGCCTATCAGGAGGGGCAGCATAAATGGAATCCCAAACTGCTCGACTGCGCCAAGAAATACAGCTTTCGTCCTCGCGTATGTAAGCCCTACCGTGCACAGACCAAAGGCAAAGTTGAACGCTTTAATGGATACCTCAAATCAAGCTTTATTGTGCCATTGAAAGCAAGCCTGAAGACTTCGGGTTTACTGTTAGATGTTGATGTCGCCAATGCCCACATTGGCCGGTGGCTGCATGAAACCGCCAATCAGCGGATTCATGCCACCACGCAAGAAAAACCGGCTGTTCGACTGCAACAGGAGCAGCAAAAATTTACGCCATTACCGCAATCAGATACAGGTTCTAGCACTGTACCTGTTGCAGCAGCACAGCATGTCATGCCCTACGAGAGTTTGCAGCATCCCTTATCGGTATATGATCAGTTGCTGGGAGTTTCCTGA
- the istB gene encoding IS21-like element ISAba8 family helper ATPase IstB, which yields MNLQYDRIEQLCQKLNLPAIASQWSHHAQQTLGQDGSYADFVEAILTHEYAARQQRSQQVLMKLSGLPQVKTLEDYDFNYALGTPKSQVIELFNLSFIARAENVVFLGASGVGKTHLSMALGYKAIMNNIKIKFITAADLMLQLSTAYQQGKLKTYMQRVILAPKLLIIDEIGYLPFGREEANLFFNVIAKRYEKGSTILTSNLSFSQWSKSFADDVTLTAAMLDRLLHHCHVVQISGESYRLKGKKRIGIQPQVET from the coding sequence ATGAATCTGCAATACGACCGTATAGAGCAGCTTTGCCAAAAGCTCAATCTGCCTGCCATCGCATCACAATGGTCACATCATGCACAACAAACATTAGGTCAGGATGGAAGTTATGCTGACTTTGTTGAAGCGATCTTGACGCATGAATATGCTGCCAGGCAACAGCGCAGCCAGCAGGTACTGATGAAACTCTCAGGCCTGCCTCAAGTCAAAACCCTGGAAGACTATGATTTTAATTATGCCCTAGGGACCCCTAAATCACAGGTGATTGAACTGTTCAATCTGAGCTTTATTGCTAGAGCAGAAAATGTGGTGTTTCTCGGGGCTAGCGGAGTAGGAAAAACGCATTTATCTATGGCATTAGGCTATAAGGCCATCATGAACAACATTAAGATCAAGTTCATTACCGCAGCGGATTTAATGCTGCAACTGAGTACAGCCTATCAGCAAGGTAAATTGAAAACCTATATGCAACGGGTGATACTCGCCCCAAAATTACTGATTATCGATGAAATTGGTTATTTGCCCTTTGGACGTGAAGAAGCGAATCTGTTCTTTAACGTGATTGCCAAGCGTTATGAAAAAGGCAGTACGATATTGACGAGTAACTTATCATTTAGCCAGTGGTCCAAATCCTTTGCAGATGATGTCACGTTGACCGCTGCGATGTTAGATCGGTTATTGCATCACTGTCATGTGGTACAAATATCGGGTGAGAGTTATCGTTTGAAGGGTAAAAAAAGAATTGGGATTCAGCCTCAGGTTGAAACTTAA
- a CDS encoding IS256 family transposase, translated as MNEQKLKDFAAEFAKGIKTEDDLNQFTRLLTKLTVETALNAELTEHLGHEKNARKNGSNARNGYSSKTVLSDDGEIEITTPRDRDGTFEPQLIKKNEKHCFARRITQMDSQILSLYAKGMTTREIVATFKEMYDADVSPTLISKVTDAVKEQVAEWQNRPLDALYPIVYMDCIVVKVRHNGSVINKAVFLALGINLDGQKELLGMWMAENEGAKFWLNVLTELKNRGLQDILIACVDGLKGFPDAINSVYPQTHIQLCIIHMLRNSLKYVSWKDYKAVTQDLKAVYQSPTEEAALMAMDQFAQTWDDKYPQISKSWRTHWENLNTFFAYPAEIRKAIYTTNAIESLNSVIRQAIKKRKVFPTDDSVRKVIYLAIDAASKKWNMPIRDWRLAMSRFIIEFGDRLSNHL; from the coding sequence ATGAACGAACAAAAACTAAAAGACTTTGCAGCAGAATTTGCTAAAGGAATCAAAACAGAAGACGATCTCAATCAATTCACCCGATTATTGACTAAACTCACTGTTGAAACGGCTCTCAATGCCGAACTTACCGAACATCTCGGACATGAAAAGAATGCTCGTAAGAACGGTTCAAATGCTCGTAACGGTTATTCCAGTAAGACCGTGCTGAGCGATGATGGTGAGATTGAGATCACCACACCACGAGATCGTGATGGCACATTTGAGCCACAACTAATTAAAAAGAATGAGAAGCACTGCTTCGCAAGGCGTATCACGCAAATGGATAGCCAAATTCTATCCCTTTATGCCAAAGGCATGACTACCCGTGAAATCGTGGCTACTTTCAAAGAAATGTACGATGCTGATGTATCTCCAACGCTTATTTCCAAGGTGACTGATGCTGTTAAGGAGCAAGTCGCTGAATGGCAAAACCGTCCGCTGGATGCACTCTATCCCATCGTCTATATGGACTGTATTGTAGTTAAAGTCCGTCATAATGGCAGTGTTATCAACAAGGCTGTATTCCTTGCCTTAGGCATTAATCTTGATGGACAGAAAGAACTGCTCGGCATGTGGATGGCTGAGAATGAAGGTGCAAAGTTCTGGCTGAATGTCCTGACTGAGCTTAAAAACCGAGGGTTGCAGGATATTCTGATCGCCTGTGTGGATGGACTAAAAGGCTTTCCTGATGCCATTAACAGCGTATACCCGCAAACCCATATCCAGCTGTGCATTATCCATATGCTGCGTAACAGCTTGAAATACGTATCATGGAAAGATTACAAGGCCGTCACTCAGGATTTAAAAGCCGTTTATCAGTCACCTACTGAAGAGGCAGCCTTGATGGCCATGGATCAATTCGCCCAAACATGGGATGACAAGTACCCACAGATCAGCAAAAGCTGGCGTACACACTGGGAGAATCTAAATACCTTCTTTGCTTATCCAGCCGAGATACGCAAAGCCATCTATACCACCAATGCGATCGAATCATTAAACAGCGTAATACGTCAGGCGATCAAAAAGCGTAAAGTCTTTCCAACGGATGATTCTGTACGTAAAGTGATTTACCTGGCAATTGATGCAGCGTCTAAAAAGTGGAATATGCCTATTCGCGACTGGCGTTTAGCCATGAGCCGCTTTATTATTGAATTCGGTGACCGCTTAAGCAATCACCTTTAA